TTCACGGTAAACTCTTAAGACGATGGCATCACTCAGGTTTTGATACAACATATTGTAtcaaaactccatttttttttagttatgtataaTTCTATATTccaatatgtatatatgaaaagacccccgtttccctgtccaaggagaatcacacgaaacactggctgcaaaaagcaagaggtttgtttattgggacacaggcgcctgcgggtgcccagcagaacctcagccggagctttggtgagctggcacaccgggcttggggatacagagatttttatagggaaAAGGGGCAGTTTTCATGCACgataaacaataggtttcttattggttaattttaaacccagcatatagattacctaaagggcaaagttgtttttcactgtatgttactaaaaaagaaccacataaaagctacatatttgcactctggtcctcctgttcctgctcattcaggcatgcctagggacctggtcctttgtcctttcccaaccggttacacctaactaattatctgaaaaatacctctggtgcctgcataggtttgtgacatgccttggtggttttgcaactaggcctgatgttgttgggctggggtctttcatatacataaaattgtttttaaatcagCAACAAAAAAACTCCGTCTTCTTTACGATAAATGGTATAGACAAAAGCCTTTtagctaacatcatacttaagATTAAACGCTTTCCCCTGACCATAGGAACAAAGCAAGAAGTTTTGCTCTGACTTCTGTTCAACATTGCACTGGCAGTTCAGCCAATtcaatgaagtagaaaaaaattaaaaagaaattaaatcctcCATAATGGAAAGAAGTGAACCTGTCTTTATTTGTTGATGGCATGAtctctttttaattctaatttgttatatgacagtacaatgcattacaattcatattacacatggagcacaatttttcatatctggttgtatacaaagtagagtcacaccatttgtttcttcatacatgtGATACTGCCTGTTATTGGTGaagagtcctgcttcctcacatgttgaagtttgaacattagagaagcacacagaGGCAAGCAATTAAagcagagtttatttaaaaaggggtaacagggagaaggggaccatagctggtatcctggtatctccagaagcgaggtgttctgccctttttatatgtcctgggCTCCCTTCATTTTCCTGCCCTCTTCGCCTTCAGTTTCTCCTTCTTGCCTAGCCCCAGGGATGCTCCCTAggagggccaaaaggtgggaaacaggtgggctgaagggggaagggcaggatggcgCCATCCAGCACACATTAACAATCTTATAGCTCCCTATAGGGAGGAGCAACTCCTGGGAtgggttaccttagcaacagattggagcaggagcaggttcttagtggaggaagggctctaggaattaacatttcattcTCCAACTTctgggactcactcaaaattaGCCTCCTGGATCCtcttctggggataccaggataccagctatcaatacctgtctatactgactgcctaatCCTGGCTTCACCGTATTTAGGATCATGATGTCCAGCTCATTCCACGGTCTTTCCCACCCCtataccccctcccttctctccctcccctttgccctgtctagagCTCATCTAACCCTACCACGGTCTCCCCAACCCCATGACGATTCAGCCTCCGCATAGCAGAGAAACTGTTCGCATTtgactggagaatataatgctaagtgaagttagccagtcccccaaaCCCAGCCCGTGTTTTCTCTGATGGCATGATCTTAAAGCAAAACCCCTCCTGAAATTCATGGGGCAAACAGCGGTGCaattggaaaggaaaataaagttgaaacaTTTGAACGTCATAACTGAAGAACTTTATCGGAGCCTCCAGTAACCTCGTCAATGTGGTCCTGGAGTAGGGACAGACACAGCCGCCAGGCACCTCCGCGCTCCCCCCCGGCCCTGGCCCACGCCCCGGGCCCAGCAGGAGTCCTCGCGCCAGCCCAGGGCGAGCCCCGGACTCCAGACTCCAGGCTCCGGCGCAGGCGCAGAGGCGAGGCCACCGGTCCAGCTGCGAAACGGGCTCCGCGCCGGCTTAAGCGTTCCGCGCTGGGAACTCCCCGCGGAGGCGTCGTCGCGGACGTGAGTGTCCCCGCGGCCCTTCCGGCCTCCGCGCGCCCGGCGCCGAAGGTTCCGCGGCCGGCGCGGTCCCGGCTGCGGCGGGCGAGCGGGGCGGGGCCGAGGCCCGGGCGGAGGGAGGGCCGCGAGCGGGACGGGGCGGGGCCGGAGCTCGGGCGCGCGGTAGTCGGTCGGGCGCGCGCCGCCCTCGCGGGGTGGACCCCTGCGGCTGGCTCCTTTGTGCACCGCGAAGGGCGCTGCAGAAGCGAGGTCGGTGCCAGACCCCACTCTGGCCTCCTTTCACCTCGGACCGTCTGAGGCTGAAGAGCGGGAAATACCGGAGGCGGGAGCTGGGTGCAGGAGAAAGTGCGCGGGAGTTCGGTGGCCGGAGCTGGTGGGGAGCCGCTGCTGTCCGCGGGGAAGGTCCGCGCAGGGCTGGTCTGTTGCTGGTGGAGCGGCACTGTCTGACCAGTCCACCTGAGAGGAGGACGTCTGTAGGGCAGCGAGGCGGCCCACAGGACAtgaggaagaaagcagaaaaggagGGCCTCCTTGCACCTCAGGTCAGAGGGACCCTTTCGGGGAACCTGGAGAAGGGGCATGACCGGAATCCCCGATCTGTGGCGACAGTGACCCTTGGCTGCTCTGAAGTGTGATTTGGGGGCTCTCCCTGAAAATTTGGTCCCATCTCCAGCCCTCGCCATTTCACGTGCCTGccccaaagaagaaagaaggccTGTGTGCAATGCTGAGGTCCAGCAGCTGCGCAAGAGGCTCACAAGTACTGAGGGCATCGCTCTCTGAATGTACAGCTTCACGATCTTCAGATGAGTTGCGGGAGGAGCTTAGCAGTAATATCATCCCCTTGTGTGGTATATGATATTCTTAGTTGTAAAGGGTTTGCCATATTTTAACATGTAGCAGTCACAGAAGCTTTGTAAGAAAAGATAAGCCAGTATAAGCCATGGCATTTTACAGGGTGGGGCCAGATTTTTCAGAAGGTTGAGTAACTTGCCCAGGGAAGCACAGCCCCGAGCAGGGTCCGTTACCTTCTGTTTTGACAGTTTTGGGATGAAGTAAGGAGACTATTGCCATCCCATGCTCTTTTTGAACTCATATCCCATGTGAGGAAATTGACAAAGAGGTCAGATCACCTAGAATTTCAAGAAAGATTTAGTCTAGATCTGTCCCTTTTATCCTTTATCATCAAAAATGGCCTTTGACTCCAGACAGAAGGACTATTGCTCATTTGCTTGCTGACTGCCCTCGATGTCTTCCTTAGTGTTATCACTACTCTAATGCATCCTCAGGTGATTCTGTTGTCATTCTGTTTCTGGGAAGAGCTGTGGTTATGTCTGGGCATTCATTTTCCTCTTCATCTTTAGGGTTGCACTCAGTTGGCCAGATGTGGACATTACTAGACCATGATTCTGGATGCCTTAGGGTAAGACATTTTCCTTGCTCTGTTGATCAAAAACAAAGCCAAGAAGAGGCCACAGGGGGAAAGGCGACTGTTTACTTCTCCATATCTGTATCCCACAtcgatttttttcctcttttctgaaaaTCTGCCTTCATCTTGCCCAGCTGATATTTCTCTTTTGCAGAACTTCTCTTCTTGGAGGAGTCTGCCAGATTTTTCTTCCCAGGGTAGGACTATTGCTCATTTGCTTGCTAACTGCCCTCCATGTCTTCCTCGGTGCGGTCACTGATCTGATGCATCATTAGGTGATTCGAGAACACAGCCTTATGGAGCTGTTTCTTGAATGGTCTTGTCTGAAATGTGGTGGTGTCCCTGGGTTTGAAAGAGTGGTTTCATCTTAGTCTTAACCCATTGGtctaggtaggtagataggtgtCTCAGAGTGTGGGATCCAAAACTAAACTACTAGACATCAgctttagaaaagaaatcaaGTCCAACATCTttgctttacagatgagaaaatataaaactagactgttttttccccctctagttTCTATTTAGCTACCAATAAGCTATGACCAAAACCCAGATTAGCTGGTCAATGCTGTACCACGGAACGTCTGTCTAACGTTTCTCCAAAGTGTGCTGAGGCTGCCACTGACCTGTCGGGGAGGGATGGAGGGTTTAGTCCTTGGGTTTCACAGATAGGGCTTTTAGTCTGATTGGAATTCACTACATTTTCCCAGGGACAACCCCCCGGAACTGGACACTCCCTAACCTCAGGATACTTTGAAGTCAAGGTCTACTGGTATCCTGGGATCAGGAGTTGAGTTTCCTGGCCACTGAAGGGCCAAAGGACTGGAAGTGTGACTCGGTGCTCTTTTCCTGTCTGTCGAGAAGACCAGATCTATATGCTATAGTACCTCTGAGTCCAGCATTTATCATGTGACTCCTCTGTACTTCCAGTTCATTGTTGATGTTGTGGGACTAACAGTTCCACTCTCACAGAGTTACTGCAAGGAGTAAACAAGTCAGTATTTGTGAATACAGGCTTAGAACAGGCAAAGCAAAAAAAGGACCCTTTCTGCAGGCTGCATCGTTTCCAAGTCAGGCTCCTTTCAGgttccttatttttcctttcttcttcttctttttttttgttttcaaggtGGAAACAATAACATTTTGTGTTCATCATGTGTCACATACCCAAACTTACATAATGCATActgcagtcatatatataatgtacttacctaaaatgcaaaacattttgAGGCTCTTGTACTATACAATACATACACATTAGTTGGATTAAAATTGCATATCAAACTGGCAGTTTAATAATCATTATACTACTAATAAGCTTAAGCCTGAATCCTGAACTTGAAGTTATGCGGGAATGTCTGTCATCCTTGGCTGCCACTAAATTACAATAGCGGCAATCATTGTAACAATCCAGAAATCCCCCCAAATTCCCCAAACCCTCTGTAGGATGCTGCACTGAAGCCTACGGATCACTATAACTAAAGAATAACAGTGAACTGCCAACAAAATAACTATGGAGTAGCTTAAGGATCTGGGTGGGCTGCAAGAATCAAAGCCAGCCAGGCTCACAGCAGGGCATACTCCTGTTAAGGAACACTGGTGTCATGAAGTTTGCAACTGGATTTTAATGCAAAGGTTCCATTAAAGGTTCCATTAATGGGTTGAAAGGCCACCCATTCAACCCAGCAGTAGGGCGCTTGTGTTCCCTGTTTCCAGTTGAAAGGCAAAATTAGGCATAAGGTATCCTCATGTTGCTCTTGAGGTTCTCAATGTGTAGCTTCTTGGTAGAATCTCCATGTCTTAGGAGATTCCCAGTCTATGAGAAaggaaaaactggaaaaccaGGTAAACTCCCTAATCCAGCAGATCTCAATTTGTGCTGAAAGCAGAAACATTTGGGGAACTGTTTATAGTCCATGGCCTCCTGTCATGCAAGAACTCCAGATAAATTTACAAGAAAACAGTCCAGATGTGCAAGAAGATCTTCAGATTTTCCCGTTTTCCCAATAGAAAGATGCTGGAGCCAGGAATTGTACTAAAATACAAATGCCAGGGCCATCAGATTTACTAGGCTGAGGCAAGGCCCAGATAACCAGAGTGACAAATCACATAAGTGACTTAGGAGTGTGTATGTGTCACCTGTCTTTTGCAAATTCTCGCCTCTTTCAGATATCCAATCTTCAGcttctcctgccacagcctccgtGAAAGTGCAGCTGCCTTTTCTATAGAGCACGGGATTGAGATGGAGCTGTGAAGAGTGTGGTCGCCAGCACCCGCAGCCTTGGGTTAAATAATCACTCCAGTCAGCAGGAGTCCCAGCATGTGAACTGGACCTGACCAGCTGAAGGAGAACCGCTCTTGAGGCAGCCCACAAGACCAGGACAGGTGAGTGGGATCACCAAAGATCACCCCTTTGGAATTCAGGAGGAAGTTCTGTCCAAGCCTTTGCAGTTACTTTGCTGTGTGTTCTAGGCAAGTTGCTTAGGCTGTTTTCTCAGCCCATCTGTGAGCACATTGGCTGAGATGAGTGCTGGTGCTGGTGAGCTCCTAGCAGTCTGTGACTTTAATCTTCTTTAGAAGACTACCTGAAGTAGTTGAAGTCAGGGAAGATGGTATTTCTGAATAATTGTCACCTTTCAGTGCCAGGAAAATGGCCATTTGAATTCTGATGGCACCCTTGCTGCTTTGCAAGTCTTCCTCTCTTCACCCTGCCCTGGTCCTGTCCTGTGACCAGTCAGCCACAGTAACAGGGCATTTACCAGCAGGTTCTCTCACTGATCGCTGGCTGGCATGtgcacatttccttttttttttttgagttagcATATTAAGCAGTCCCTCTTCCCATATTTCTTGATATCTCTGTGCTTATTTTGTCTACTGCCAAAACTGCCACTGCctctcttcttctgcttcttaCTTCTCTTCCATTATctcactttattttctcctcaGATAAAATTGCTAGTGGGCACGAATTGCAGATTAGTTGTTGTTTTCCCTGatgatttattttccttgtgaTCCACACTAGACACAGGTGACATCTGCACTTTAAATGTCTTCCAGACAGGGAGATTTGAACTGCACCAAAGTATCAACAACAATCAGTCTGTTTCTGAAGAACTGGAGTTTCAGGATCAGCAATGAAAAGTCTCAGAGGGAATGGTGTCCAGGGTCCTGACAGTGAAGAAGGCTGTAAGAGACAGAGCCATTCATCAAGGCGGGTAAAATGTCCTGCACAGAAAAAACTCTCTTTTGAGAAAACAGCAATGAAGCAAGAATCAGTGACGTTGAAGGATATTTTCAATGGGGCAGGACACCCTGAGTCCACTGACTTTGGACCAAGGTCCAACCTTGGTGTACAACAGAAAATTCCAAAGGGAGATAAATACCCTATATCCAGGGAACACTCCAAAGATAGCCCAGAATTCATTCAACACCCAAAACTCCTCCCACAAAAGAAACCCTGTAAAGGCAACCCCTGTGGGAGGGCTTCTGGACGCCAGTCAGGCCTTATTGTTCACAGGAGCattcatggcagaggaaagccttTTGGATGCCGCGAGTGTGGCAGGACTTTCAGTCGAAGCACACACCTTATTGAACAtcaaagaactcacactggagagagaCCTTATGAGTGCAGCGAATGTGGAAGGGCCTTCAGCCGGAGCACACATCTTCGTCTGCATCAGAggatccacactggagagaagccctacgaGTGCCAGGAATGCGGAAAGGCCTTCAGCCGGAGCACTAACCTCAACCAACATCAGCGAACTCATACTCAGGTGAAGCCTTATGAGTGTGGTGCATGTGGGCAAGCCTTCAGTGACCGGTCAACCGTAATCCAGCACCAACGCATACACACTGGAGAGAATCCCTACAAGTGCAGTCAGTGTGGGAAATCCTTCAGCTGGGTCTCCTCTCTCTCGGAACACCAGAGAACACACACAGGGGAGAATCCCTATGAGTGCAGCGACTGTGGGAAGGTGTTCAGTCGCAGCTCCTCCCTTTCTGAGCACCAGCAGAcccacactggggagaagccccATGTGTGCAGGGAGTGTGGAAAAGGCTTCAGTCGCAGCTCCTGCCTCAGGACTCACCAGAGAACGCATACCGGAGAGAAGCCTTACTTATGCCATGCCTGTGGGAAGGCCTTCAGTCATAGCTCGACTCTTGTCAGACACCAGCAGCTTCACACTGAGGAGCAATGCTGAGCCTGCACCAGGCTCCACAAGAGCACCTGCACGTCCTCCTCACAGAACGCCTGGATTCAGACACTTGGACCACTAGCCACCCCAGTTTCAACCTTTCTTCCacccctttctctgcttctttccttctcctccttcctctcactCTCCCCGAAATGCTCAAATGAGTGATCAGTAAAACAAAGGGATGGCCTTCAGAGGCTAACATGCTCAATCTCGTGTTCTGAAAGGCTCCAACCTTCGCACACACAGCTGCCTGACACTCTGTGGTTTGTCACCTTGATTTTCCATAGGGCTTGAGTCTCCACTCAGTGAATCATGTTTCCCAACCACTTCTGACCAGTTTGGGATAGTGGTATTGAGGCAAATCTCCTGACTtagaaaaacagatttttcttgTCTCCCACCCTTGCCTTTTCACCATAGTATTTTCCCTCAAAGAATAATCCATAGTTTTACTAATGTGCCTAACGAATCCtgatttccttttattaaataCTTACCAAGAACTTCCTAAAAAATCATAGAGACATTTCGTTCCTTCaatatttgggggggggtgctttCAGTTGCTGTCCTGTTTTTAAgaacttttcttttgtttccagacTTCATGAAACTCAGAGCCTCTGGCTTTGACTTTTACCAGTCTGATCTCAAGGATAAACCCAGGACCATTTCTCAATCCTCTTCCTATTTGACATTTGCAGAACTGGCACTTTTGGCCACTCTTCTTAAAACTTGGGCATATTTTAGGATCCAAGATTCTGTGGTGATCCACTCTGCCTTTCTCCTGGTATTTCTCTGAGCAGCAGTGATCATCTCTATGATCTGGGGCAAGGGTGAGGCCAGAATAACTCATTTTATTGGATTATATACTTGAAGTAATTGAATAAGTTTCTTAAAGATAAACGAAAATTCGTTTTCAATTCATATAAAACATCAAAGAGAACTAAGTAGACACTGAATGCCTATAACTGTTGCTTAGTACGGCTTCACTATTCCCTATGATCAGTCTGCCAGATCTTTGGTGAAAGGGCTTAGTAACTGATTTCCAGTGCCTTGGGCCTATATTATTAAGTAAATGCAACATGCTGCCCTTTCTTCCTGACTTTACTTAGCTGGCTTATTAAACTACCACTGTGTTAAAAATTAGTCCATAGCTTTGCAGAGTTCCCAAGAAAAAGTTCAGACACCTTTACAAGGCCTTTCATAATTGGgtctgtttatttacttatttcccaTCAGCTCCCCAAGGCAGTACATGTGGGCAGACCCATCCTCTGTCCCCACGACACCTTCTTTTCACACCTTCTTTTCATGGTAATCCGTGGCACCTTTTACATGTCCCACTTTCTTCTCTGTATCTCCAGAAATTCTACACAAGACCCCCGCTCACATCCTGTCTCCTTTGTGACACTTTTTCTCCCCCCACCTTAGAAATCCTTTGTATTACTCTCCCACATGGCTTTATTCTGGTTTCTGGTTCTCTCgggtctccttttcttttctctgtttgtttctgttttgtttatgaaGCAGTGtctctctgttgcccaggctggccacgAACCCCTGGCTCAAGTGATTTTCCCACCGAAGTCTCATGAGTATTGGGACCACAGGCACACCATGGTAGGGCTCAGGTGCCTTTTCCCATAAGCtgtttgaaattagaaatcatcTCAATCTCTTCTAAGCCCCACCTAGTACAAACAGTGTAGTTCTGGACTCTAGTTTTAATCTAAACAGGAGGGGTTAATTTAATGTTGCAGCACTAAGTCTTTTCACAGAGATGGTCTTTCACGGGTATCTTGGCCTTTGTCACCCTACCCTGAACACTAAACTAAGTCTTTGGATTGACCCTTTAGAGCTCCTAGGATGCTGGCCTCTGGGCTTTCTACTTCATGTCAAATGATAAAGCCATGCCTGACATAACAGGTGCTCAGCAAAGGCTGGCTGATGTGATTCCACTGCTGCACATCCACTGTGgcctttcatttcatcttctgcAGCGTCTGTAGCTTTTATTACAGAAATTTTAACTGTCATAATAGGCAACAGCCATCTATTCTGTTCTAACTCCATCATGTGTTAAATGTGatacaagagggctggggatgtggctcaagcggtagcgcgctcgcctggcatgcatgcagcctgggttcgatcctcagcaccacatacaaacaaagatgttatgtccaccgaaaactaaaaaaataaataaataaacattttttaaaaaaaggtgattcaagacacaaaaaaatagaaagccaAAACCACATACATAACAGcattgaaggaaagaaaagattccCAGGAGATCAGGACAGTTATGACATGCCACAAATTATTCAGTTTGGGATGCAAATTCAGCATTCTGGCAATCAAAGTGAGAGGGTCATTTGCTAAGTctgtatttggaagaaaaaaagtcaatactttaaaaatttttttttttctaaagcttaACTTAGAGTTAGGGTAAATTTCTCCATTGGCTTTCATGTAATCCTACAGTGCCTTTGGAATCATGACAGTCTGTCTCAGTATAGATAATCAGTATAACATAACAACATGCAGTAGATTCTCCAGTGATTAAACATTAGGTTCCCAGTAAGAGGTTCAGGAAGGCAGGCATGGAGACTATTCTCAAGATGGAATGGGGTTGTGATGGGCAGGACATAAAGAATATTAGATCATTCCTTACTCAGTGTCAGAAGAAAAGCTTCACACATATTTGAATCATTTAGTTCACCATATTATGGAATGGAGACACTGAAATCACTTACTCAGGGACTAGGATTTAACCCCAGTTCTGCCGATTCCAGCACTGGTCCTCTTAAGCTGGATCCTGGCAAGAtctagaaaagaagagaaaaaagtaggAAATGCTCAGTTGTTCCAGCAGATGAACAGCACTCCCTAGGGCAGGGGATGCTACCGAGCCAAAAGTAAGAAGGGGAATTTGAAATCACATAGCCAGATGGCAGCAGCCTTGAGTACTACACtttttggatttcatattttagGTGATAAAGGAAATATGAGACATTTTTCATTGTGGTAGCTAGGTTGGGTTTGGGTGGGGAGAGGAATCTGGTAGAGGGGACAGAATGGCTTGGAAATGAGAGATGGCCAAAAATTAGGTGggaagctggggtggggtggtCTTAGAGTTAGTGGGGAATAGTAATGGACAGAAGAAacactgtcttagtccatttg
Above is a genomic segment from Urocitellus parryii isolate mUroPar1 chromosome 8, mUroPar1.hap1, whole genome shotgun sequence containing:
- the Znf391 gene encoding zinc finger protein 391, with amino-acid sequence MKSLRGNGVQGPDSEEGCKRQSHSSRRVKCPAQKKLSFEKTAMKQESVTLKDIFNGAGHPESTDFGPRSNLGVQQKIPKGDKYPISREHSKDSPEFIQHPKLLPQKKPCKGNPCGRASGRQSGLIVHRSIHGRGKPFGCRECGRTFSRSTHLIEHQRTHTGERPYECSECGRAFSRSTHLRLHQRIHTGEKPYECQECGKAFSRSTNLNQHQRTHTQVKPYECGACGQAFSDRSTVIQHQRIHTGENPYKCSQCGKSFSWVSSLSEHQRTHTGENPYECSDCGKVFSRSSSLSEHQQTHTGEKPHVCRECGKGFSRSSCLRTHQRTHTGEKPYLCHACGKAFSHSSTLVRHQQLHTEEQC